The following proteins are co-located in the Caviibacter abscessus genome:
- a CDS encoding tetratricopeptide repeat protein, with amino-acid sequence MGFFDFFKSNKKEEQIDKEEYLEIINEDGEPQKVKKNDWLQDFYKLVEKNLSNPDELYNLILLAFDYGIYTETMDACMQLYMVDENTQRKTNILCSYYSHNGLYKEAIELYETYIENGNKMTDNMYYNLAMLQEKIGNMEEMEKNLFFALKEKQNFKKAINKYIEHMKNVKPQDYYLYIEELASNGNSWYLKKEVAKILYSINQNEKATNYLIQALLVTNREDIILEIANILMSNDRNIEYDNYVLPKYDLRNASMSFHLSVLNFYLKDKQYENGFKLLLELFNNDIYDESFSEYELKYILLKFEKEQKEKHSAYINNKKVGNDKIKLLYNSIDNLIFETEKIEKEGSQILILPFILGKSSKNVPEGVKVFAKTISSYIFESMYISSNGNIKSLLVYDDLGIVQYTQDYPIKYFEAIKSKNPDLDYIVSGVIHDIKEDGTFILSVYKYDLNEKTKTNIYDTNVNCETTHRVLDKLINLCMKESFAINMPEISITQENVLSYYNIIIDLVLNINKDNANKLFQTKKVIDYLISEIEQKNQVTVNINLLLLVLYIQKSNFPQLKMKYNNKIYNILIENNCNSEIMKKFEMIYGE; translated from the coding sequence ATGGGATTTTTTGATTTTTTTAAAAGCAATAAAAAAGAAGAACAAATTGATAAAGAAGAGTATTTAGAAATAATAAATGAAGATGGAGAGCCACAAAAAGTAAAAAAGAATGATTGGCTTCAAGATTTTTATAAATTGGTTGAAAAGAATTTAAGTAATCCTGATGAATTGTACAATTTAATATTATTAGCATTTGATTATGGTATTTATACTGAAACTATGGATGCTTGTATGCAATTATACATGGTAGATGAAAATACTCAAAGAAAAACAAATATACTTTGTAGTTATTATAGCCATAACGGGTTATATAAAGAAGCAATAGAGTTATATGAAACATATATTGAAAATGGCAATAAAATGACCGATAACATGTACTATAACTTAGCTATGTTACAAGAAAAAATAGGTAATATGGAAGAAATGGAAAAAAATCTATTTTTTGCATTAAAAGAAAAACAAAATTTTAAAAAAGCTATAAATAAATATATAGAGCATATGAAAAATGTAAAACCTCAAGATTATTATTTATATATTGAAGAATTAGCATCAAATGGTAATTCATGGTATTTAAAAAAAGAGGTTGCTAAAATATTGTATAGTATTAACCAAAATGAAAAAGCTACTAATTATTTAATTCAAGCTCTTTTGGTCACCAATAGAGAAGATATTATTTTAGAAATAGCAAATATTTTAATGTCAAATGACAGAAATATTGAATATGATAATTATGTATTACCTAAATACGATTTAAGAAATGCGAGTATGAGCTTTCACTTATCTGTACTTAATTTTTATCTTAAAGATAAACAATATGAAAATGGATTTAAGCTACTTTTGGAATTATTTAATAATGATATCTATGATGAAAGCTTTTCTGAATATGAATTAAAATACATATTGCTTAAATTTGAAAAAGAACAAAAAGAAAAACATAGTGCGTATATAAATAATAAAAAAGTTGGTAATGATAAAATAAAATTACTGTATAATTCAATAGATAACTTAATATTTGAAACTGAAAAAATAGAAAAAGAGGGTTCACAAATATTAATATTACCTTTTATTTTGGGTAAAAGTAGTAAAAATGTACCTGAAGGAGTTAAAGTTTTTGCTAAAACAATATCATCATATATATTTGAATCAATGTATATAAGTAGTAATGGGAATATAAAAAGCCTTTTAGTTTATGATGATTTGGGAATAGTACAGTACACACAAGATTATCCTATAAAATATTTTGAGGCAATAAAAAGTAAAAATCCTGATTTAGATTATATTGTATCTGGAGTTATACATGATATTAAAGAAGATGGAACTTTTATTTTAAGTGTATATAAGTATGACTTAAATGAAAAGACAAAAACAAATATTTATGACACAAATGTTAATTGTGAGACTACCCATAGAGTACTTGATAAGCTTATAAATCTATGTATGAAAGAAAGTTTTGCCATTAATATGCCTGAAATTTCAATAACACAAGAAAATGTTTTATCATATTACAATATAATAATAGATTTGGTGCTAAATATAAATAAGGATAATGCTAATAAATTATTTCAGACGAAAAAGGTTATTGACTATTTAATATCTGAAATAGAACAAAAAAATCAAGTAACTGTAAACATAAATTTACTTTTATTAGTTTTATACATACAAAAATCAAACTTTCCACAATTAAAGATGAAATATAATAATAAAATTTACAATATACTTATAGAAAATAATTGTAATAGTGAAATTATGAAAAAATTTGAAATGATATATGGGGAATGA
- the alr gene encoding alanine racemase — translation MTKLTIYKNRIKHNLEIINSLSKNNIYILKDNAYGMGIENIAKVISKLGFKYYGVSTVDEALKIRKNVKDARILILSVIEPKDLKKAKEYDLEISLSSVEILKEYLKFTNINLFNIPVHIKINTGLNRLGFNIDELNVLNNFNLNIKSIYSHLADVNNKDRTKKQIENFEKAISKTKIKKAHLLATPGLFKFKDKYLYDYCRVGMSIYGLNEDMGLVNAFALMTKIIAVRNIKKGEYILYSSDYIAKKDMTVAIIPVGYSHGNIFYNHVMINNKRAKILAKPCMDMSVIDISGIKVNLFDDVYIIGNGITVNMIAKKYKTIPDEIVTSISTDIERVVK, via the coding sequence ATGACAAAACTGACAATATACAAAAATAGAATAAAGCATAATTTAGAGATAATTAACAGTTTATCTAAAAACAATATATATATACTAAAAGATAATGCATATGGAATGGGCATAGAAAATATAGCCAAGGTTATAAGCAAGCTTGGATTTAAATATTATGGGGTTTCAACAGTTGATGAAGCTTTAAAAATAAGAAAAAATGTAAAAGATGCAAGAATTTTAATACTTTCAGTTATAGAACCTAAGGATTTAAAAAAAGCAAAAGAATACGACTTGGAAATTAGTTTAAGTAGTGTAGAAATTTTAAAAGAATATTTAAAATTTACAAATATTAATTTGTTTAATATACCTGTTCATATAAAAATTAATACAGGTTTAAATAGGCTGGGGTTTAATATTGATGAACTTAATGTTTTAAATAATTTTAATTTAAATATTAAGTCTATATATTCTCATCTTGCAGATGTAAATAATAAAGATAGAACAAAAAAGCAAATTGAAAATTTTGAAAAAGCAATAAGTAAAACTAAAATAAAAAAAGCACATTTACTTGCTACACCAGGACTTTTTAAATTTAAAGATAAATATTTATATGATTATTGTAGAGTCGGGATGTCAATTTACGGATTAAATGAGGATATGGGATTAGTTAATGCTTTTGCTTTAATGACAAAAATAATAGCTGTAAGAAATATAAAAAAAGGTGAATATATACTTTACTCTAGTGATTATATAGCAAAAAAGGACATGACTGTTGCAATAATTCCTGTTGGTTATAGTCATGGAAATATTTTTTATAATCACGTTATGATAAATAATAAAAGAGCAAAAATATTAGCTAAACCTTGTATGGATATGTCTGTAATTGATATAAGCGGTATTAAAGTAAATCTTTTTGATGATGTATATATAATAGGAAATGGTATAACAGTAAACATGATTGCAAAAAAATATAAAACAATACCTGATGAAATTGTTACAAGTATATCAACTGATATAGAGAGAGTAGTGAAATAA
- a CDS encoding polysaccharide deacetylase family protein: MKKYLILFLMLLNIVSCNKKEKQEKPVLKTEVVQIENKEEKQEEKKEEKIEEKQKEDKNKKVVYLTFDDGPTKTTTLEVLRILKENDIKATFFVIGQNPEIYKQIVEQGHKLEIHTYTHKYKEVYASVDSYFADLYRLRDLIKETTGLDPKIVRMPGGSSTTRASRELKKQILRRLKKEGFIFQDWNCDSKDASGKLFSPEEEAENSFCNFKKVNLLMHDTKKSTVLALQHIIDKYKEHGYTFEVLTENSPKFQHMREPKD; this comes from the coding sequence ATGAAAAAATATTTGATTTTATTTTTAATGTTACTAAACATTGTTTCGTGCAATAAAAAAGAGAAACAGGAAAAGCCAGTTTTAAAAACAGAAGTAGTACAAATTGAAAATAAAGAAGAAAAGCAAGAAGAAAAAAAAGAAGAGAAAATAGAAGAAAAGCAAAAGGAAGATAAAAATAAAAAAGTTGTATATTTAACATTTGATGATGGACCTACAAAAACTACAACTTTAGAGGTTTTAAGAATTTTAAAAGAAAATGATATAAAAGCAACTTTTTTTGTAATAGGGCAAAATCCAGAAATATATAAACAGATAGTTGAACAAGGTCATAAATTAGAAATACATACTTATACACATAAGTATAAAGAAGTTTATGCTTCAGTAGATAGTTATTTTGCAGATTTATATAGACTTAGAGACTTAATAAAAGAAACAACAGGGCTAGATCCTAAAATAGTTAGAATGCCTGGAGGTTCAAGTACAACAAGAGCTTCAAGAGAGTTAAAAAAACAAATTTTAAGAAGATTAAAAAAAGAAGGTTTCATTTTCCAAGATTGGAACTGTGATAGTAAAGATGCAAGTGGAAAGTTATTTTCACCTGAAGAAGAGGCAGAAAATAGTTTTTGTAATTTTAAAAAGGTTAATTTATTAATGCATGATACTAAAAAATCAACAGTTTTGGCATTACAACACATAATAGATAAATATAAAGAACATGGATATACTTTTGAAGTATTAACAGAAAATAGTCCAAAATTTCAACATATGAGAGAACCTAAAGACTAA
- the rsmB gene encoding 16S rRNA (cytosine(967)-C(5))-methyltransferase RsmB, translating to MIKDDIIHLLDNIIEKNKFSNIEINYYFNIKNYTKAEKAFIKNVLSETMKNLIYIDYIIDFFAKNVSKRKIRQLLRISVAQILFMDSDNKGVVYEAVEIAKLVNIHQGKFVNSVLKNVINNIDKVNESIAENNKLSIMLSYPKWIVEKIKIDWSDDYEEILKSFKQKSYLSVRINRKKINREQFLDRIKDIDTKILFEVEDVFYVSNSKIMEAKIFNDDEIFFQDASSYIVAKNMDIKDSARVLDACCAPGGKTLAMLSLYNPKKIICTDIYDHKIDLLKSLKEKYNYENMEVIKNDASHEGSFYEKYFDKILLDVPCSGLGVLRKKPEKVYSLQLSDIKALKKLQKKIFETNLTYLKDDGELIYSTCTITKNENTNNVKYFLEKYNNLKVLPLEIPENVQYETDEFGGVYISHKNKYLDGFYIIKFKKIKDM from the coding sequence ATGATTAAAGATGATATAATACATCTTCTTGATAATATTATTGAAAAAAATAAATTTAGTAATATAGAAATTAATTATTATTTTAATATAAAAAATTATACGAAAGCAGAAAAAGCTTTTATTAAAAATGTATTAAGTGAAACAATGAAAAACTTAATATACATTGATTATATAATAGATTTTTTTGCTAAAAATGTAAGTAAAAGAAAAATAAGACAATTACTTAGAATATCAGTAGCACAAATTTTATTTATGGATTCTGATAACAAAGGTGTTGTTTACGAGGCTGTTGAAATTGCTAAACTTGTAAATATACATCAAGGAAAATTTGTTAATTCAGTTTTAAAAAATGTGATAAATAATATAGATAAAGTAAATGAAAGTATAGCGGAAAATAATAAATTATCTATAATGCTTTCATATCCAAAATGGATAGTTGAAAAAATTAAAATAGATTGGTCTGATGATTATGAGGAAATACTTAAATCATTTAAACAAAAATCATATTTATCTGTTAGAATAAATAGAAAAAAAATAAATAGAGAACAATTTTTAGATAGAATAAAAGATATTGATACTAAAATTTTATTTGAAGTTGAAGATGTATTTTATGTGTCTAATTCAAAAATAATGGAAGCAAAAATTTTTAATGATGATGAAATATTTTTCCAAGATGCATCTTCATATATAGTAGCAAAGAATATGGATATAAAAGATAGTGCTAGAGTACTCGATGCTTGTTGTGCACCAGGTGGTAAAACACTTGCAATGCTTTCTTTATATAATCCCAAAAAAATTATTTGTACCGATATATATGATCATAAAATAGATTTATTAAAATCTTTAAAAGAAAAATATAATTATGAAAATATGGAAGTTATAAAAAACGATGCTTCACATGAAGGTTCATTTTATGAAAAATATTTTGATAAAATATTACTTGATGTACCTTGTTCAGGTCTTGGAGTATTAAGAAAAAAGCCTGAAAAAGTTTATAGTTTACAATTAAGTGATATAAAAGCATTAAAAAAATTGCAAAAGAAAATATTTGAAACCAATTTAACTTATCTTAAAGATGATGGGGAATTGATTTATAGTACTTGTACTATAACTAAAAATGAAAATACAAATAATGTTAAATACTTTTTAGAAAAATACAATAATTTAAAAGTATTGCCACTTGAAATTCCTGAAAATGTACAATATGAAACAGATGAATTTGGTGGTGTATATATAAGTCATAAAAATAAGTATCTTGATGGCTTTTATATAATAAAATTTAAAAAAATAAAGGATATGTAA
- a CDS encoding NUDIX domain-containing protein, with protein sequence MKIILDNSTIKIFEILKQYGRAYIVGGFVRDKYLNVTTNDIDFVANIELNVLVNILREYNPVILNNKYQIIHFKHDGKKYEIARLREDIGILDGRNPEYIKFVDDIEIDAIRRDFTINSIYYDGNNTHDFLNGKDDIKDGIIKVIGNAEKRLKEDKIRILRAFRFMAKYDFKMDKNLEEAISKLSKDKRLFIKFSKDRLNLELTKIISSQFSYKAIKKMYELNILKFFIPEIDVNFDKHLFNKIYKILEKHKYINKELYYATLFAHIGRNKFNQNQRLIRSLKGYESYSISYFEKFSKKVYFTQTEIDNIKNLIYYHTIIFKNPSLMMLKRMTRDLKTNKNICKLLNYIKSMYELNNEDKEYISSLVNKILNNIQSLYLKDEVIFFSDLEIGNVDLYNLGIDKNLFNKIKEKIYSEVVNGKIPNSKDDIIRYIYKILKIKKELIIEKCAGAVVYRKTDKGFEFLIARGLNGGNWGFPKGHIEENEYEYATAIREVKEETNIDIDILYQSKFRHTIKYAINENTLKEVVLFIGHSKTQDIKVDEQEIGIALWLDYKNVLNTLTYSHQRTILKQAMVCIY encoded by the coding sequence ATGAAAATTATACTGGATAATAGCACGATAAAAATATTTGAAATATTAAAACAATATGGTAGGGCATATATTGTTGGCGGTTTTGTAAGAGATAAATATCTTAATGTGACTACAAACGATATAGATTTTGTTGCAAACATTGAATTAAATGTACTTGTAAATATTTTGCGTGAATATAATCCGGTAATATTAAACAATAAATATCAAATAATACATTTTAAGCATGATGGAAAAAAGTATGAAATTGCAAGGTTAAGAGAAGATATAGGTATTTTAGACGGAAGAAATCCTGAGTATATAAAGTTTGTGGATGATATTGAAATTGATGCAATAAGACGTGATTTTACAATAAACTCAATATATTATGACGGAAATAATACGCATGATTTTTTGAATGGTAAAGATGATATTAAAGACGGTATAATAAAAGTAATAGGAAATGCTGAAAAAAGATTAAAAGAAGATAAAATTAGAATACTTCGTGCATTTAGATTTATGGCGAAATATGATTTTAAAATGGATAAAAATCTTGAAGAGGCTATTAGTAAATTATCAAAAGATAAAAGGTTGTTTATAAAATTTTCAAAAGATAGACTTAATTTAGAACTTACAAAAATAATATCGTCACAATTTTCATATAAAGCAATTAAAAAAATGTATGAACTTAATATATTGAAATTTTTTATACCTGAAATTGATGTCAATTTTGATAAACATTTGTTTAATAAGATATATAAAATTTTAGAAAAACATAAATACATAAATAAAGAATTATATTATGCAACTTTATTTGCACATATAGGAAGAAATAAATTTAATCAAAATCAACGTTTAATAAGAAGTTTAAAAGGGTATGAAAGCTACAGTATCTCATATTTTGAAAAATTTAGTAAAAAGGTATATTTTACACAAACAGAGATAGATAACATAAAAAATTTAATATATTATCATACAATAATCTTTAAAAATCCCTCTCTTATGATGTTAAAAAGAATGACAAGAGATTTAAAAACCAATAAAAATATATGTAAACTTTTAAACTATATTAAATCAATGTATGAATTAAACAATGAAGATAAAGAATATATAAGTAGTTTAGTTAATAAAATTTTAAATAATATTCAAAGCCTATATTTAAAAGATGAAGTGATATTTTTCAGTGATTTGGAAATAGGTAATGTTGATTTATATAATCTTGGAATAGATAAGAATTTATTTAATAAAATAAAGGAAAAAATATATTCAGAAGTTGTAAATGGAAAAATTCCTAACTCAAAAGATGATATTATAAGGTATATTTATAAAATACTTAAGATAAAAAAAGAATTAATTATTGAAAAATGTGCAGGAGCAGTAGTTTATAGAAAAACAGATAAAGGTTTTGAATTTTTAATAGCTCGTGGTTTAAATGGTGGAAACTGGGGATTTCCTAAAGGTCATATTGAAGAAAATGAATATGAATATGCGACTGCAATTAGAGAAGTTAAAGAAGAAACAAATATAGATATAGATATACTTTATCAAAGTAAATTTAGACATACAATTAAATATGCTATAAATGAAAATACGTTAAAAGAAGTTGTTTTATTTATAGGACATTCAAAAACACAAGATATAAAAGTTGATGAACAGGAAATAGGAATTGCGTTGTGGTTAGACTATAAAAATGTACTTAATACGCTAACTTATTCACATCAAAGAACAATATTAAAACAAGCTATGGTTTGTATATATTAA
- a CDS encoding RNA methyltransferase, whose product MRDKIFLGLVHYPVYNKNNEVVATSVTNFDIHDISRSCRTYDINKYYIITPVKSQIELTNRIIGYWQEGDGIAHNKDRNEAFENTKISESIDLAMEDIEKITGQKPKIITTSARIFSNSISYKEMSEKIKEMDSPILLLFGTGFGLTDEIMDMSYKILEPIRANTKYNHLSVRSAVSIILDRLLGEE is encoded by the coding sequence ATGAGAGATAAAATATTTTTAGGATTGGTCCATTATCCGGTATATAATAAAAATAATGAAGTTGTGGCAACATCTGTTACAAATTTTGATATTCATGATATATCAAGAAGTTGTAGAACGTATGATATTAATAAATATTATATAATAACACCTGTAAAATCGCAGATAGAACTTACTAATAGAATAATAGGATATTGGCAAGAAGGAGACGGTATAGCTCATAACAAAGATAGAAATGAAGCGTTTGAAAATACTAAAATAAGCGAAAGTATTGATTTGGCTATGGAAGATATAGAAAAAATTACAGGTCAAAAACCTAAAATAATAACAACATCTGCTAGAATATTTAGTAATAGCATAAGTTATAAAGAAATGTCAGAAAAAATAAAAGAAATGGATAGTCCAATTTTATTGTTATTTGGAACTGGTTTTGGACTTACAGATGAAATAATGGATATGTCATATAAGATATTAGAGCCTATAAGAGCAAATACTAAATATAATCATTTATCTGTAAGATCAGCTGTAAGTATAATATTAGATAGACTTTTAGGAGAGGAGTAA
- a CDS encoding PTS-dependent dihydroxyacetone kinase phosphotransferase subunit DhaM, whose product MVGIVIVCHSNKMVENFIEFLDMFKANDFNILNGADSSKDFGTSVPYLVDAIKKADSGQGVLVFVDLGSSIDYALNAKKMLKGEIDVEIADCPVVEGCISAVAANDVDIDLQTLKEIAQDSINFKKVKNE is encoded by the coding sequence ATGGTAGGAATAGTTATAGTATGTCATAGTAATAAAATGGTTGAAAATTTTATAGAATTTTTAGATATGTTTAAAGCAAATGATTTTAATATTTTAAATGGAGCAGACAGTTCAAAAGATTTTGGAACATCAGTACCATATTTAGTTGATGCAATAAAAAAAGCAGATTCAGGTCAAGGAGTTCTTGTATTTGTAGATTTAGGAAGTTCAATAGACTATGCATTAAATGCTAAAAAAATGTTAAAAGGTGAAATAGATGTTGAAATTGCTGATTGTCCTGTTGTTGAAGGTTGTATATCAGCAGTAGCTGCAAATGATGTAGATATTGATTTACAAACTTTAAAAGAGATAGCACAAGACAGTATTAATTTTAAGAAGGTAAAAAATGAGTAA
- the rimM gene encoding ribosome maturation factor RimM (Essential for efficient processing of 16S rRNA) produces the protein MEDTYLIGTIKGTHHLAGTVKVSTMYDFIDDIIGEKLILEKNEDIKLVTLKDVKGIVKGRALLDFEQVQNIEEAKKLIGYKIYVRKDLIPDYEQVQDSVIGYSVYNKGTYIGEVIDIMETAAHDILEVSGEREILIPFIDVFITKIDDDKREIYTDLIEGM, from the coding sequence ATGGAAGATACATATTTAATCGGAACTATAAAGGGAACGCATCATTTAGCCGGAACAGTTAAAGTTTCAACAATGTACGATTTTATAGATGATATAATAGGTGAAAAACTTATACTTGAAAAAAATGAAGATATAAAATTAGTAACATTAAAAGATGTAAAAGGTATTGTTAAAGGTAGAGCTTTGCTTGACTTTGAACAAGTACAAAACATAGAAGAAGCAAAAAAATTAATAGGATATAAAATATATGTTAGAAAAGATTTAATACCTGATTATGAACAAGTTCAAGATAGTGTTATAGGATATAGTGTATACAATAAGGGAACATATATTGGAGAAGTAATTGATATTATGGAGACAGCAGCCCATGATATACTTGAAGTAAGTGGAGAAAGAGAAATTTTAATTCCATTTATAGATGTCTTTATAACAAAAATAGATGATGATAAAAGAGAAATTTATACAGATTTAATTGAAGGTATGTAA
- the trmD gene encoding tRNA (guanosine(37)-N1)-methyltransferase TrmD → MKIRVLTLFPELFSMYLDQTILKRANIEFEIENIRDYSKDKHKSVDDSPYGGGAGMVLKPEPFWAYFVGLRRKKIKKPFTIFVTPQGEKATQQKIIDISQYDDICIISGRYEGLDQRVIDKFVDLELSTSDFVLSSGDLPALSIIDGIIRMKEGVIKEESYTTDSFYNGILGYPQYTKPEIIDKMSVPDVLLSGHHKNIEKYRMNKSIEKTIINRPDLYSQKINDKKFKKQVLDMFENKK, encoded by the coding sequence ATGAAAATAAGAGTATTAACGCTATTTCCGGAGTTGTTTTCAATGTATCTTGATCAAACAATATTAAAAAGAGCAAATATTGAGTTTGAAATAGAAAATATAAGAGATTATTCAAAAGACAAACATAAAAGTGTAGATGATAGTCCATATGGTGGCGGAGCAGGAATGGTTTTAAAACCGGAACCTTTTTGGGCATATTTTGTAGGTCTTAGAAGAAAAAAAATAAAAAAACCATTTACAATATTTGTGACACCACAAGGGGAAAAAGCAACTCAACAAAAAATAATAGATATATCGCAGTATGATGATATTTGTATAATATCAGGAAGATATGAAGGTTTAGATCAAAGGGTTATTGATAAATTTGTTGATTTAGAATTATCAACAAGTGATTTTGTATTAAGTAGTGGAGATTTACCGGCTTTATCTATAATTGATGGTATTATAAGAATGAAAGAAGGGGTAATAAAAGAAGAGTCTTATACTACTGATTCTTTCTACAATGGTATTTTAGGTTATCCTCAATATACAAAACCTGAAATTATAGATAAAATGTCTGTACCTGATGTTCTTCTTAGCGGTCATCATAAAAATATAGAAAAATATAGAATGAATAAAAGCATAGAAAAGACAATAATAAATAGACCTGATTTATATTCTCAAAAAATAAATGACAAAAAGTTTAAAAAACAGGTTTTGGATATGTTTGAAAACAAAAAGTAA
- a CDS encoding ankyrin repeat domain-containing protein, translating to MKKIFILILLILSNYSFSISINDSNYLSNLEHRLFVDSSLTEFYKAIKLHTNVYAMKFLEPEKKKEVSKNSYDVLSDRNSEAFELFNNIDINSVDLNGYSSLIISAVYNNLEIFKALLKKGASLETKHPILGKTILNTAIYYNSNDVAKYIIENYKEFINRGSDSDGWLPIQEAVLKENEQILKLLLENGAIIRKTDKNGNDAYDIATIHGKGKMVKILRDSEMKKIRFWRKAI from the coding sequence ATGAAAAAAATATTTATACTTATTTTACTAATCTTATCAAATTATTCATTTTCAATATCTATAAATGATAGTAATTATCTATCAAATTTAGAACATCGTTTATTCGTGGATTCAAGTTTAACAGAATTTTATAAAGCAATAAAATTACATACAAACGTATATGCTATGAAATTTTTGGAACCAGAGAAAAAAAAGGAAGTTTCCAAAAATTCATACGATGTCCTAAGTGATAGAAATTCCGAAGCTTTTGAACTATTTAATAATATAGATATAAATTCAGTAGATTTGAACGGATACAGTTCACTTATAATATCTGCTGTGTATAATAATTTAGAGATATTTAAAGCTCTTTTAAAAAAAGGTGCAAGCTTAGAAACTAAACACCCGATTTTAGGTAAAACAATTTTAAATACAGCTATTTACTATAATTCAAATGATGTTGCAAAATATATTATTGAAAATTATAAAGAGTTCATAAATAGAGGTTCCGATTCTGACGGTTGGCTACCTATACAAGAAGCGGTTTTAAAAGAAAATGAGCAAATTTTAAAATTACTTTTAGAAAATGGGGCAATTATTAGAAAAACAGATAAAAATGGAAATGATGCCTATGATATTGCAACTATACATGGCAAAGGTAAAATGGTTAAAATTTTAAGAGATTCTGAAATGAAAAAAATAAGATTTTGGAGGAAAGCGATATGA